Proteins found in one Salinimonas lutimaris genomic segment:
- a CDS encoding VF530 family protein yields MSAQQPNNPLHGITLEKVVSDLQAHYGWDGLYNRIRVNCFHSDPSVKSSLKFLRKTQWARDKVEKLYVETFY; encoded by the coding sequence ATGAGCGCACAACAACCCAATAACCCTTTACATGGCATTACGCTGGAAAAAGTAGTCAGCGATCTTCAAGCGCATTACGGCTGGGATGGCCTGTATAACCGCATTCGGGTTAACTGCTTTCACAGCGACCCGTCGGTAAAGTCATCACTGAAATTTTTGCGTAAAACACAATGGGCCAGAGATAAGGTAGAAAAGCTGTACGTAGAAACCTTTTATTAA
- a CDS encoding LysR family transcriptional regulator, whose amino-acid sequence MTLDDLNIILKVAEFKSITAAADSLNMSSATASAAVKRVEKELGIELFIRTTRRLRLSPAGERYIPRCQEGLNTLNIAKQEMLSEIAIVSGELRLSAPSDLGRNIILPWLNEFTDIYPKITLKMHIADKNIDFYRDPVDVAVRYGPLSDENLYGFKICNVPRVTCASSGYLAKHGMPVIPDDIAQHNALLYQLYEKVDDEWCFTRDGQTFKVKTTSNKITNDADLVRRWCVAGQGIAKKSCLDMSQDLLNHTVVRILPDYEPTPTELWLVCPSRQTITPAIRLLRDFLIHKCQNLKNELKSKGIL is encoded by the coding sequence ATGACTCTGGATGACTTGAATATTATTTTAAAAGTGGCTGAGTTTAAAAGTATTACAGCCGCTGCTGACAGCCTTAATATGAGTTCAGCGACTGCCAGTGCTGCAGTAAAACGGGTGGAAAAAGAACTGGGTATAGAGTTGTTTATTCGTACCACAAGACGATTGAGGTTGTCCCCGGCCGGTGAGCGCTATATTCCCCGCTGCCAGGAAGGGCTCAATACACTCAACATAGCGAAACAGGAGATGCTCAGTGAAATTGCTATTGTCAGTGGCGAACTCAGACTGTCGGCGCCTTCTGATTTAGGGCGAAATATAATACTACCGTGGTTAAACGAATTTACCGACATTTACCCTAAGATTACGCTGAAGATGCACATTGCCGATAAAAATATTGATTTTTACCGGGATCCTGTTGACGTAGCCGTCCGTTATGGCCCGTTATCGGATGAAAACCTTTATGGTTTTAAAATTTGTAACGTCCCCCGCGTTACCTGCGCGTCTTCCGGATATCTGGCAAAACACGGTATGCCTGTCATACCAGATGACATTGCACAGCATAATGCGCTGCTTTATCAATTGTATGAAAAAGTGGATGACGAGTGGTGTTTCACCCGCGATGGCCAAACCTTTAAAGTAAAAACAACGAGCAACAAAATCACCAACGATGCTGATTTAGTCCGGCGGTGGTGTGTGGCAGGACAGGGGATTGCCAAGAAGTCGTGCCTGGATATGTCCCAGGACCTGTTGAACCATACGGTGGTAAGGATTTTACCCGACTACGAGCCCACGCCCACCGAGTTGTGGCTGGTTTGTCCCAGTCGCCAGACTATCACTCCAGCCATTCGGTTACTCAGAGATTTTCTGATACACAAATGTCAGAACTTGAAAAACGAACTTAAAAGTAAAGGTATCTTGTAA
- a CDS encoding AMP-binding protein, with product MPDTTVISQPALPLSESYYYGGQGAPLSDATIGQHLKGIVDKFPESDAIVVRHQNIRWSYAQLWEQVERVATGLLALGVQPGDRVGIWSPNTIEWSLIQYATARMGAIMVCLNPAYRPHELEFAINNVGVRYLVMAESFKSSDYVQMINELVPELTTSDFTGSARLPSLQQVIVTSDTPYTGMLPFSALTEMGTSTQLNQLLEIENTLKASEPVNIQFTSGTTGNPKGATLSHYNILNNGLLVARAMKFTDADRLCIPVPLYHCFGMVLGNLVCMAVGACAVFPSVAFEPAATLQAVQEEKCTGLHGVPTMFIAEQELPEFSQYDLSTLRTGVMAGSTCPEELMRKVHAVFHMNEVVIGYGQTECSPINHITDIDSPLEKQVKTVGRAMAHTEVKIINSAGNIARLEEPGEICARGYCVMQGYWGDETKTKATIDDQGWLHSGDLGEMDAQGYVTIVGRIKDLIIRGGENIYPREIEEILYLHDDVSDAAVFGIPDNKYGEQVCLWLKVKEGRTMSEQQIREYLKAHLAYFKVPVYISIVEDYPMTVTGKLQKFKMREHMIAELQQRAAV from the coding sequence ATGCCCGACACCACTGTTATTAGTCAGCCCGCATTACCTTTATCTGAAAGCTATTACTATGGCGGTCAGGGCGCCCCTTTGAGTGATGCCACGATTGGCCAGCATTTAAAGGGTATTGTCGACAAATTTCCTGAGTCGGATGCTATTGTAGTGCGTCATCAGAATATTCGCTGGAGCTACGCGCAGCTGTGGGAACAGGTTGAAAGGGTGGCTACCGGATTACTCGCATTAGGCGTTCAGCCGGGTGACCGGGTAGGGATATGGTCGCCCAATACCATTGAATGGTCTTTGATTCAGTATGCCACAGCCAGAATGGGCGCTATTATGGTGTGCCTGAATCCGGCCTACCGTCCACATGAGCTGGAGTTTGCGATCAATAACGTCGGAGTCAGATATCTGGTCATGGCCGAATCATTTAAAAGCTCTGACTATGTGCAAATGATTAACGAGCTGGTGCCTGAGCTTACGACCTCTGATTTTACCGGTAGTGCACGACTGCCTTCACTACAGCAGGTTATTGTAACCTCCGATACCCCTTATACCGGCATGTTGCCATTTTCAGCGTTAACAGAGATGGGCACATCAACCCAGCTGAATCAGCTACTTGAGATAGAAAATACGCTCAAAGCCAGCGAGCCGGTCAATATTCAGTTTACATCCGGCACCACAGGTAATCCTAAAGGTGCCACGCTCAGTCATTACAATATTCTGAACAACGGGCTGCTGGTGGCCCGCGCCATGAAATTCACCGACGCAGACCGTTTATGTATTCCGGTGCCGCTGTACCACTGCTTTGGCATGGTACTGGGTAATCTGGTTTGTATGGCCGTAGGTGCCTGTGCGGTATTCCCGTCTGTTGCCTTTGAGCCGGCTGCAACTTTGCAGGCTGTGCAGGAAGAAAAATGCACCGGGCTGCATGGTGTTCCTACCATGTTTATCGCCGAGCAGGAACTGCCGGAGTTTTCACAATATGACCTTAGTACCCTGCGTACCGGAGTAATGGCTGGCAGTACCTGCCCGGAAGAACTGATGCGCAAGGTGCACGCTGTGTTTCATATGAACGAGGTGGTCATCGGATACGGACAAACCGAGTGCAGCCCGATCAACCATATTACCGACATTGACTCACCGCTTGAGAAACAGGTGAAAACTGTTGGCCGGGCCATGGCGCATACTGAAGTGAAGATTATTAATAGCGCAGGCAATATTGCCCGGCTGGAGGAGCCCGGTGAAATTTGTGCCCGTGGATATTGTGTGATGCAGGGCTACTGGGGCGATGAAACAAAAACCAAAGCGACTATTGATGATCAGGGCTGGCTACATTCAGGCGATCTGGGAGAGATGGACGCGCAGGGATATGTCACCATTGTCGGGCGTATTAAAGATCTGATTATCCGCGGGGGCGAAAATATCTACCCACGGGAAATTGAAGAGATTTTATACTTACATGATGATGTATCGGATGCCGCCGTTTTTGGTATTCCTGACAACAAATATGGTGAGCAGGTGTGTCTGTGGCTGAAAGTCAAAGAAGGCCGTACGATGAGCGAACAGCAAATCAGGGAGTATCTGAAAGCGCATCTGGCCTATTTTAAAGTTCCTGTGTACATCAGTATTGTTGAAGACTATCCAATGACGGTCACTGGCAAACTGCAAAAATTCAAGATGCGTGAGCATATGATTGCCGAATTACAGCAACGCGCTGCGGTATAA
- a CDS encoding SDR family NAD(P)-dependent oxidoreductase, with translation MNKTVLLTGATDGIGLATAKKMAAGGHTLLLHGRSETKLNQLKSQLTAHYHDLPVWLYRANLTQPDEILAMAKKIRHQHQRIDVLINNAGVHAKPDEPNPQQLDPRYMVNTIAPFMLVQELRGLFYARSRVINVASAAQHPLKVQELTAQSAQGDGIVYAKSKLALIMWTYAQAMTFTPQSPRYISINPKSLLGSKMVKQAYGIDGADISIGADILLRAAFSDEFEQASGKYYDNDTEQFALPHPDGTNLLRCNELLETLKLITASMKTAV, from the coding sequence ATGAACAAAACCGTTTTACTAACCGGAGCGACCGACGGCATTGGCCTGGCTACGGCAAAGAAAATGGCAGCGGGCGGTCATACTCTGTTGTTACATGGCAGAAGTGAAACAAAGCTTAATCAGTTGAAAAGCCAACTCACAGCGCACTATCACGACTTGCCTGTCTGGCTGTATCGCGCCAATCTGACTCAGCCCGATGAGATCCTGGCCATGGCAAAGAAAATTCGCCACCAGCATCAGCGCATTGATGTGCTAATTAATAATGCCGGTGTGCACGCTAAGCCTGATGAACCAAATCCACAGCAGCTGGACCCTCGGTATATGGTAAATACCATTGCCCCGTTTATGTTGGTTCAGGAGCTTCGCGGCCTGTTTTATGCCCGCTCAAGGGTTATTAATGTGGCCTCGGCCGCCCAGCACCCGCTGAAGGTACAGGAGCTGACCGCTCAGAGCGCACAGGGTGACGGCATTGTGTATGCCAAAAGTAAGCTGGCACTGATTATGTGGACCTACGCGCAGGCAATGACATTTACCCCTCAATCTCCCCGCTACATTTCGATCAATCCAAAATCCCTGCTGGGAAGCAAAATGGTAAAACAGGCTTACGGTATTGATGGTGCTGATATCAGTATTGGTGCAGATATTTTACTCAGGGCAGCGTTTAGCGACGAATTTGAACAGGCGTCAGGCAAATATTATGATAACGACACTGAACAGTTTGCTCTGCCTCACCCTGATGGCACCAACTTACTTAGATGTAATGAGCTGCTGGAAACACTGAAACTGATTACAGCATCGATGAAAACCGCGGTTTAA
- a CDS encoding methionine synthase, giving the protein MKTLLPTSTAGSLPKPAWLAQPETLWSPWKLQGEELVQGKQDALNLSLHDQTTAGIDIVSDGEQTRQHFVTTFIENLSGVDFEQRKTVKIRNRYEASVPVVNDAVTRTRPVFVDDARFLRSQTNKQIKWALPGPMTMVDTLYDAHYQSREKLAWEFAKILNQEARELEAAGVDIIQFDEPAFNVFFDEVNDWGIAALEKAVEGLKCETAVHICYGYGIKANTDWKKTLGSQWRQYEEIFPKIQQSSIDIVSLECQNSRVPMELIELIRGKKVMVGAIDVATNDIETPEEVAETLRKALQFVDAENLYPSTNCGMTPLSRQVASAKLRALSAGADIVRQELIRRQVAC; this is encoded by the coding sequence ATGAAAACACTATTACCCACATCAACCGCTGGCAGTCTGCCAAAACCTGCCTGGCTGGCACAGCCAGAAACATTGTGGTCGCCCTGGAAACTTCAGGGCGAAGAACTGGTACAGGGAAAACAGGATGCACTGAATTTATCTTTGCACGATCAGACCACCGCGGGCATTGATATTGTAAGTGACGGTGAGCAAACCCGTCAGCACTTTGTCACCACATTCATTGAAAACTTAAGTGGCGTGGATTTTGAACAGCGTAAAACCGTAAAAATCCGCAATCGCTATGAAGCCAGCGTGCCGGTGGTCAATGATGCGGTAACCCGCACCCGTCCGGTATTTGTGGATGATGCCCGTTTTTTGCGCTCACAAACCAACAAGCAAATTAAGTGGGCGCTACCAGGGCCTATGACCATGGTCGATACACTGTATGATGCGCATTACCAAAGTCGGGAAAAACTGGCCTGGGAATTTGCCAAAATTCTGAACCAGGAAGCCCGTGAACTGGAAGCTGCCGGTGTGGATATTATTCAGTTTGATGAGCCTGCCTTTAATGTGTTTTTTGACGAGGTTAATGACTGGGGGATTGCTGCGCTGGAAAAAGCGGTGGAAGGTTTGAAGTGCGAAACCGCTGTGCATATTTGTTACGGCTATGGCATTAAAGCCAACACCGACTGGAAAAAAACACTGGGCTCACAATGGCGTCAGTATGAGGAAATCTTTCCTAAAATTCAGCAGTCCAGTATTGATATCGTGTCGTTAGAGTGTCAGAACTCGCGGGTGCCAATGGAGCTGATTGAGCTGATTCGTGGCAAGAAAGTCATGGTAGGGGCGATCGATGTGGCAACTAATGATATTGAAACCCCCGAGGAGGTCGCTGAGACGCTGCGCAAAGCCCTGCAGTTTGTGGATGCTGAAAATCTTTATCCGTCAACTAATTGCGGTATGACACCGCTATCCCGGCAGGTAGCCAGTGCCAAGTTACGTGCATTAAGCGCCGGGGCAGATATCGTTCGTCAGGAACTCATTCGCCGTCAGGTGGCCTGTTAA
- a CDS encoding DUF1852 domain-containing protein has translation MNKTDFTFSINSISFDENYQPSDNTRITTNFANLARGEKRQDNLRNALKMIDNRFNALASWDNANGDRYSTELNIISVDIDVEGNGQTFPTIEILKNHIVDHKTGQRIEGIVGNNFSSYVRDYDFSVILSNHNKGREQFSIPDNFGELHGKLFKSFVNSQVYKDNFKKAPVICLSVSDSKTYFRSENQHPILGYEYQPNESSLTEQYFAKMGLKVRYFMPANSAAPLAFYHSGDLLNDYTNLELISTISTMETFQKIYRPEIYNANAAAGKHYKPNLKNQDHSLTQIVYDREERSQLAVSQGKFVEEHFIKPYNTLLEQWSANSPL, from the coding sequence ATGAACAAGACAGATTTCACATTCAGCATAAATAGCATCAGCTTTGATGAAAATTATCAGCCATCAGATAACACCCGTATCACCACCAACTTTGCCAACCTTGCCCGGGGAGAAAAACGTCAGGACAACTTGCGTAATGCGCTGAAGATGATTGATAACCGGTTTAACGCGCTGGCGAGCTGGGATAATGCCAATGGCGATCGTTATTCTACTGAGCTTAATATTATTTCGGTGGATATTGATGTGGAAGGAAACGGGCAGACCTTTCCTACCATTGAAATACTGAAAAATCATATCGTTGATCACAAAACCGGCCAGCGGATTGAAGGCATTGTGGGCAATAATTTTTCTTCTTATGTACGTGATTATGATTTCAGTGTGATTCTGTCGAATCATAACAAAGGCCGGGAGCAGTTCAGTATTCCGGATAATTTTGGTGAGCTGCATGGCAAGTTGTTCAAAAGCTTTGTGAACTCACAGGTATATAAGGATAACTTCAAAAAAGCGCCGGTTATCTGCCTGAGTGTTTCTGACAGCAAGACCTATTTTCGCAGTGAAAACCAGCACCCAATTCTGGGGTATGAATACCAGCCGAACGAGTCATCTCTGACAGAGCAATACTTTGCCAAAATGGGCTTGAAGGTGCGCTACTTTATGCCGGCTAACAGCGCGGCGCCGCTGGCCTTTTATCATTCTGGTGACCTGCTCAATGACTACACCAACCTGGAGCTTATCAGTACGATCAGCACCATGGAGACATTCCAGAAAATCTATCGTCCGGAAATTTATAATGCTAATGCTGCGGCAGGTAAGCACTATAAGCCAAACCTGAAAAATCAGGATCATTCACTGACTCAGATTGTGTATGACCGGGAAGAGCGTAGTCAGCTAGCGGTATCGCAGGGAAAGTTTGTCGAAGAGCATTTCATCAAACCCTATAACACCCTTTTAGAGCAGTGGTCTGCTAACAGCCCGCTATAA
- a CDS encoding SRPBCC domain-containing protein produces the protein MPYEYRFMLNASLETVWYSWTQPAVMRRWVSCPDFWQCISAQNELIEGGAFQFELHGRNEKWSRSIEGHYSRIKAFREIHFCIQKQLLGSIFINRKTTGTEVIFSLSGHQLPFTDQPLDVEGLLARFIVECEVSCLIVPDATLLGRVRNRIHQQ, from the coding sequence ATGCCATACGAATATCGTTTTATGCTTAACGCTAGTCTTGAAACCGTATGGTATAGCTGGACGCAGCCTGCTGTTATGCGGCGTTGGGTAAGCTGCCCGGACTTCTGGCAGTGTATATCGGCTCAAAACGAACTGATTGAGGGCGGAGCATTTCAATTCGAGCTACACGGCAGAAACGAAAAATGGAGTCGTAGTATAGAAGGGCACTACAGCCGGATTAAAGCATTTCGTGAAATTCACTTCTGTATTCAAAAGCAGCTGCTCGGGTCCATTTTCATTAACCGTAAAACAACCGGCACCGAAGTGATTTTTTCGCTATCAGGGCATCAGTTGCCATTTACTGACCAACCACTTGATGTGGAAGGGTTACTGGCACGGTTTATTGTAGAGTGTGAAGTATCGTGCCTGATAGTTCCGGACGCAACGCTACTGGGTCGCGTCCGGAATCGGATTCATCAGCAATAA